One region of Polyodon spathula isolate WHYD16114869_AA chromosome 25, ASM1765450v1, whole genome shotgun sequence genomic DNA includes:
- the LOC121299542 gene encoding solute carrier family 26 member 9-like: MALLRPRYVIDRPAYSIPDFDLDCNKKSRSYPAGAKFRKLFRCSGPRLKAFLLGLFPILTWFPKYKPRESLLFDVLSGISAGTIQVPQGMAFALLANLPPVNGLYSSFFPLIPYFFMGSIHQMVPGTFAVLSIMVGVVCMDLAPNSKFMHFNATSNKTVLDETAMNAARMGISGTLACLTALIQIALGFVQFGFVAIYLSESFIRGFMTAAGLQILISVLKYIFGIYITVYNGPLASIYTLIDVITYLPKTNVASLIFALVTTVTLIVVKELNMRYKNKLPFPIPMEIIVVIAATAISGTLKLPEIYKMDIVGHIPLGLPMPILPRVSLWGEMIGTAFSLAIVGYVINLAIGRTLAARYIYDIDSNQEMVALGCSNFFGSFFNIHVICCALSVTLAVDAAGGKSQFASLCVMLVVLVTLLALGVYMNPLPKSVLGALIAVNLKNTLMQLSDPYYLWKKNRLDCLVWIVSFLSAFFFSLPYGVAVGAGFSMLVVVFQTQFRNGSALCQVVGTDLYKNPKVYNKVQEVSGVKIVTYCAPLYFANTEIFWQKVIKKTRLNPRKILRKQKKFLKKQKLERLRNKDSLGCMKGQTVSLQELQGDFDSSTDPNNNGDTGGVKHIGYINFKYGGLETSGSAGPARPPSPPPPPPTHPVSLPAPSTHTIILDLAGVCFVDLMGIKALTNMSSNYQKIGVRLYLANVQGQVFEELDAGGAFEESSLSPEHIFLSVHDAVLYALEEARAREECKDKEGSAQKDKENETEDEEDRDLEAELFGSMFSKGDHVSSIPSNRDARQ; the protein is encoded by the exons atgttcAGGACCGCGGTTAAAAGCCTTCCTGCTTGGGCTCTTCCCCATCCTCACCTGGTTTCCAAAGTACAAGCCCAGGGAGTCTCTGCTCTTCGATGTTCTTAGTGGGATCAGTGCCGGAACCATCCAGGTGCCTCAGG GTATGGCTTTCGCTCTGCTGGCCAATCTACCGCCTGTCAATGGGCTCTATTCATCCTTCTTCCCTCTCATCCCCTACTTCTTCATGGGCTCTATCCACCAAATGGTACCAG GCACCTTTGCAGTGTTGAGTATCATGGTGGGGGTAGTCTGTATGGACCTGGCCCCGAACAGCAAGTTCATGCATTTTAACGCCACCTCGAACAAGACAGTGCTGGATGAGACGGCAATGAATGCAGCTCGCATGGGGATTTCCGGAACCCTGGCCTGCCTCACTGCCCTCATACAG ATAGCCTTGGGTTTTGTGCAGTTCGGCTTCGTGGCTATTTACCTGTCAGAGTCCTTTATCCGGGGGTTCATGACAGCCGCCGGGCTGCAGATTCTCATCTCGGTGCTGAAATACATATTCGGGATTTACATCACTGTCTACAACGGGCCGCTGGCCTCTATCTAC ACTCTTATCGATGTCATCACCTATCTGCCCAAGACCAATGTGGCCTCCCTGATCTTCGCGCTGGTCACCACTGTGACCCTTATTGTGGTGAAGGAGCTCAACATGCGCTACAAGAACAAGCTGCCCTTTCCCATCCCCATGGAGATCATTGTT GTCATTGCTGCCACAGCTATCTCCGGAACGCTGAAGTTACCAGAGATATACAAGATGGATATAGTCGGGCATATTCCCCTGGG GTTACCCATGCCCATTCTCCCGAGGGTGAGTCTGTGGGGTGAGATGATTGGAACTGCCTTCTCCCTGGCCATTGTGGGGTACGTGATCAACCTGGCCATCGGCAGGACTCTGGCAGCCCGGTACATCTACGACATTGACTCCAACCAG GAGATGGTGGCTCTGGGCTGCAGTAACTTTTTTGGGTCGTTTTTTAATATTCACGTAATCTGCTGTGCCCTCTCTGTCACTCTGGCAGTTGACGCTGCTGGGGGAAAGTCTCAG TTTGCAAGTTTGTGTGTGATGCTGGTGGTGTTGGTCACCCTACTGGCATTAGGTGTTTACATGAATCCACTTCCAAAG TCTGTATTGGGAGCTCTGATTGCTGTGAACTTGAAGAATACCTTAATGCAGTTATCCGACCCTTACTACCTCTGGAAAAAGAACCGATTAGACTGT tTGGTGTGGATTGTTAGTTTCCTCTCAGCCTTCTTCTTCAGTCTGCCCTACGGGGTCGCGGTGGGGGCGGGCTTCTCAATGCTCGTGGTGGTCTTCCAGACACAGTT CCGGAACGGTTCTGCTCTCTGCCAGGTTGTGGGCACCGACCTCTACAAAAACCCCAAGGTGTATAACAAG GTCCAAGAAGTGAGTGGAGTGAAAATTGTGACCTACTGTGCCCCTCTCTATTTTGCTAACACTGAGATATTCTGGCAGAAGGTCATCAAAAAG ACAAGACTGAACCCTAGGAAGATACTCCGAAAACAGAAAAAATTCCTCAAGAAACAGAAACTGGAGAGGTTGAGGAACAAGGACTCCCTGGGATGCATGAAAGGCCAG ACTGTGTCACTGCAGGAGCTGCAGGGGGACTTTGACAGCAGCACTGACCCCAATAACAATGGGGACACTGGCGGGGTCAAGCACATCGGCTACATCAACTTCAAATACGGGGGCCTGGAGACGAGTGGCTCTGCTGGGCCTGCCAGGCCCCCTtcacctccacccccacccccaactcaCCCTGTGTCCCTCCCCGCCCCCTCCACCCACACCATCATCCTGGACCTGGCTGGGGTCTGCTTTGTGGACCTCATGGGGATTAAGGCACTCACCAAT ATGAGCTCCAATTATCAGAAAATAGGAGTCAGATTATACCTGGCCAACGTTCAAG GCCAGGTGTTTGAGGAGCTAGATGCTGGAGGGGCGTTTGAGGAGAGCAGCTTGAGCCCCGAGCACATTTTCCTCTCCGTTCACGATGCTGTGCTGTATGCCCTGGAGGAGGCGCGTGCGAGGGAGGAATGCAAGGACAAG GAGGGCTCTGCTCAGAAGgacaaggaaaatgaaacagAGGATGAAGAGGACAGAGATCTGGAAGCG GAATTGTTTGGATCCATGTTCAGTAAAGGGGACCACGTGTCCTCGATCCCCAGCAATCGAGACGCACGGCAATGA
- the LOC121300209 gene encoding olfactory receptor class A-like protein 1, translating to MDLCVTIKGVSFLLQTGLGILGNLLVLLAYAHIVYCERRLQPVDMILFHLAFANMMVLLTRGVPQTMTVFQLHNLLDDVGCKIVTLNLGFCHVNFQDQLSYVINGVAVTGLDFIFMGLMVLASGYILLVLHHHSKQMKGKRSSDRHQSSMLESRAARTVITLVILYVVFFGIDNIIWIYML from the coding sequence ATGGATCTCTGTGTCACAATCAAAGGTGTGTCATTCCTCTTGCAAACGGGTCTGGGAATCCTGGGCAACCTGCTGGTTCTGTTGGCTTATGCCCACATTGTCTATTGCGAGCGCAGACTGCAGCCTGTGGATATGATTCTGTTCCATCTCGCGTTTGCCAACATGATGGTTCTCCTCACCAGAGGAGTCCCCCAAACCATGACTGTCTTCCAATTACACAATCTCCTGGATGACGTGGGCTGCAAGATAGTCACCCTCAATCTTGGTTTCTGCCATGTAAATTTCCAGGACCAACTTTCCTACGTCATCAATGGAGTAGCCGTCACGGGACTCGATTTCATCTTCATGGGTCTCATGGTCTTGGCCAGTGGATACATCCTCTTGGTCCTACACCACCACAGCAAGCAGATGAAAGGGAAACGGAGCTCAGATAGGCACCAGAGCTCCATGCTCGAGAGCAGAGCGGCCAGGACCGTCATTACCTTGGTCATCCTCTATGTGGTCTTCTTCGGGATTGATAACATCATCTGGATCTACATGCTGTGA
- the LOC121300210 gene encoding olfactory receptor class A-like protein 1, which translates to MDLPTILKAASNLLLIAVGIPGNLIVLLVFGHIGCVERKLLPADSIILMMTFVHLLIILNRGIPETLFSLNYRGFYNSSTCKFLIFIYRTTRAMSMSMTFLLSAYQSILIAPATSRFSCLKPKLPTLILPSFVFLWLLDGATSIHGILYTSQIRNITGLKFTLNLSYCIVEYPDKESYIGTGTMVLVRDLFFVFFMVVTSAYILFVLYRHRQQVKGIRSSEQNQNTPEMRAAKIVVTFITLYVVFFGVDNITWVYTLTAQKVTVDLNNVRVFFSSLYASVSPIVVIASNKKVKSKLQCTKTVKIPQSKTTTVCTV; encoded by the coding sequence ATGGATCTGCCAACTATCCTGAAAGCTGCGTCCAACCTGCTTCTCATTGCAGTGGGAATCCCAGGAAACCTCATCGTTCTGCTGGTGTTTGGACACATCGGTTGCGTGGAGCGCAAACTGCTGCCAGCCGACAGCATCATCCTCATGATGACGTTTGTGCACCTGCTGATAATCCTCAACCGAGGAATCCCAGAAACCCTCTTTTCACTGAACTACAGGGGATTCTACAACTCCTCAACTTGCAAGTTTCTCATTTTCATCTACAGAACGACCAGGGCTATGTCCATGTCCATGACCTTCCTCCTCAGCGCTTACCAGAGCATCCTGATCGCGCCAGCAACCTCCCGGTTTTCGTGCCTAAAGCCAAAGCTCCCCACGCTGATCCTGCCATCCTTTGTCTTCTTGTGGCTCCTGGATGGGGCAACGTCCATCCATGGCATCCTGTACACATCTCAGATCCGGAACATCACCGGTCTCAAATTCACTCTCAATTTGAGCTACTGTATTGTGGAGTATCCTGACAAAGAGTCCTACATAGGGACTGGCACCATGGTCCTCGTCAGAGATCTCTTCTTCGTATTTTTCATGGTGGTCACCAGCGCgtacattttatttgttctctATCGACACCGCCAGCAGGTAAAGGGCATTCGGAGCTCCGAGCAGAACCAGAACACGCCAGAAATGCGGGCGGCCAAAATCGTAGTCACTTTCATCACCCTCTATGTGGTTTTTTTCGGAGTCGACAACATAACCTGGGTTTACACCTTGACTGCGCAGAAGGTCACTGTCGATTTGAACAATGTGCGGGTTTTCTTCTCCTCGCTCTACGCCTCTGTCTCTCCCATAGTCGTGATCGCTTCAAACAAGAAAGTCAAAAGCAAGCTGCAGTGCACTAAGACGGTTAAGATTCCTCAATCCAAGACAACCACTGTTTGCACTGTTTAG